A genomic stretch from Chaetodon auriga isolate fChaAug3 chromosome 17, fChaAug3.hap1, whole genome shotgun sequence includes:
- the LOC143335762 gene encoding tyrosine-protein kinase STYK1-like has protein sequence MSSNSTADNLCAPDDNLCIVREHEQAVIIVPTLLLLATLVTLLAVCLMRYCHDWKQTRITVPQHNHSSSRRHTQRRSHRLHLQGIDAPPGINPMEHEELPMSVQQVQQHVRPTAAVPQTSTERHHGAFSQVTALPLSFSIKPDDTVSFYRARMDNRDVILRVLKEPSNSSEKHHFLGFASFVSGLGPHPFLPALLGVVSVQSPLMMVVEEMQHRDLLGFLWSCRQDSTSVDMTEKRLFTMAGQVASALEYLHTQRCIHGNVGARSVLVGGDLTAKLWGLGSAYRRTKAHSPGDVEDMEMRKWQAPEVLGRTAVSQRSDVWSFGILLYEMVTLGDPPFAQLMATELLQYLQRGKHLKRPATCSNSLHSIIRSCCQWNPQQRLSMSELIRKLEAGEKSANGRTVIRVPEPLNIENYLREAGYGEAYNYAVL, from the exons atGTCATCCAACTCCACGGCCGATAATCTGTGTGCGCCGGACGACAACCTCTGCA TTGTACGGGAGCATGAGCAGGCCGTGATCATCGTCCCCACACTGCTCCTCCTGGCCACCCTGGTCACCTTACTGGCCGTGTGCCTGATGAGGTATTGCCATGACTGGAAGCAGACACGGATCACAGTCCCTCAGCACAACCACAGCTCATCGCGCAGACACACGCAAAGGCGCAGCCACAGGCTTCACCTTCAGGGCATTGATG CACCCCCAGGGATAAACCCAATGGAACATGAAGAGCTGCCAATGTCAGTTCAACAAGTGCAGCAGCATGTCAGGCCAACAGCTGCAGTACCACAGACGTCCACAGAGAGGCACCACGGAGCGTTCAGCCAGGTCACAGCCCTGCCACTGTCCTTCTCCATCAAGCCTGATGACACAGTCAGCTTCTACAGAGCCCGCATGGACAACAGGGACGTCATCCTGAGGGTGCTGAAAG AACcatcaaacagcagtgagaaGCATCACTTCCTGGGTTTTGCGTCCTTCGTGTCAGGACTGGGGCCCCACCCTTTCCTACCTGCTCTGCTGGGAGTGGTTTCAGTGCAGTCGCCTCTCATGATGGTCGTGGAGGAGATGCAGCACAGAGACTTGTTGGGGTTCCTGTGGAGTTGTCGACAG GATAGCACAAGCGTTGACATGACAGAGAAGAGGCTCTTCACCATGGCAGGACAAGTGGCCTCTGCTCTG GAGTACCTGCACACTCAGCGCTGCATCCATGGCAACGTGGGAGCTCGCAGCGTTCTGGTTGGTGGAGATCTGACAGCAAAGCTGTGGGGACTGGGGTCGGCCTACCGCAGAACAAAGGCCCATTCACCGGGGGACGTAGAGGACATGGAGATGAGGAAGTGGCAGGCACCTGAAGTGCTGGGCAGGACAGCCGTCAGTCAGAGGAGTGATGT ATGGTCCTTCGGTATCCTGCTCTATGAAATGGTCACACTTG GTGACCCACCATTCGCGCAGCTCATGGCGACTGAACTCCTGCAGTATctacaaagaggaaaacatctcAAACGGCCGGCCACCTGCTCAAACTCACT GCACTCCATCATCAGGTCCTGCTGTCAATGGAATCCCCAACAACGTCTTTCAATGTCTGAGCTAATTAGAAAACTCGAGGCAGGAGAGAAATCAGCCAATGGGAGGACAGTTATCAGAGTGCCTGAACCACTGAACATTGAGAACTACCTCAGAGAGGCGGGATATGGGGAGGCATACAACTATGCTGTACTCTAA